One part of the Sorangiineae bacterium MSr11954 genome encodes these proteins:
- a CDS encoding GIY-YIG nuclease family protein, translating to MAFWFVYVARCADRTLYIGIARDVAARIAAHDAGTGARYTRGRGPLEVLATRRCASHGNALRLELALKALPRDRKLELIASPPKLASFARACTRAQRRLRRAP from the coding sequence GTGGCTTTTTGGTTCGTCTATGTCGCGCGCTGCGCCGACCGAACGCTGTACATCGGAATCGCGCGCGACGTGGCCGCGCGCATCGCCGCCCACGACGCCGGGACGGGGGCTCGCTACACGCGCGGGCGTGGACCGCTCGAGGTGCTGGCCACGCGCCGGTGCGCGAGCCATGGTAATGCGCTTCGGCTGGAGCTCGCGTTGAAGGCGCTCCCGCGCGACCGCAAGCTCGAGCTCATCGCATCGCCACCCAAGCTGGCGTCCTTCGCGCGCGCGTGCACCCGGGCGCAGCGGCGCTTGCGACGCGCCCCGTGA
- a CDS encoding cytochrome c, with protein sequence MDLPVFHLDVLNNRMLIAIIAVLHVVINHAMAVGGIPLVSYLERRGVRTGDDAWDKLAFRLLTVFFVITTTVGALTGVGIWFSTSLVNPYAMGSLLRVFFWTWFTEWLVFVTEVVLILAYYLTWKKWTGPRKRAHARMGVVLSIASWATMALIVSILSFMMDPGSWQSNRTLFSGMFNPVYLPQLAFRTPLAMVMAGAFGLAIAVGATDAGTELRTNAVRTLSRWILAWILPCAAGGIWYAHAVPSAMASNLAVALLTQALEGWSRTALGVLAAVSAAIALLALWGAVRPNEVHTWALIAPAFLAVLLIGTFERVREFIRKPYTIAGYMYANGIRKDDYPMLQRDGLLAHATYTSVRRITPENEVDAGREVFALACTRCHTTDGVNGIRDVLTTLYGPDKPWDRDAIGAYVGAMHTTRPFMPPFPGSELEKRALAAYLVHLQDHREPLEGAQVTGVRVER encoded by the coding sequence ATGGATCTGCCGGTCTTTCATCTCGACGTTCTCAACAACCGCATGCTCATCGCCATCATCGCGGTGCTGCACGTGGTCATCAACCACGCCATGGCGGTGGGCGGCATCCCGCTGGTCTCGTACCTGGAGCGGAGGGGCGTTCGCACGGGCGATGACGCGTGGGACAAGCTCGCGTTCCGCCTCTTGACCGTCTTCTTCGTCATCACCACCACGGTGGGCGCGCTCACGGGGGTCGGCATTTGGTTCTCCACCTCGCTGGTCAACCCGTACGCGATGGGCAGCCTGCTCCGCGTGTTCTTCTGGACGTGGTTCACCGAGTGGCTGGTCTTCGTGACGGAGGTGGTCCTCATCCTGGCGTACTACCTCACGTGGAAAAAATGGACGGGCCCGCGCAAACGGGCGCACGCGCGCATGGGCGTGGTGCTCTCCATCGCCTCGTGGGCGACCATGGCGCTCATCGTTTCCATCTTGAGCTTCATGATGGATCCGGGCTCCTGGCAGTCGAACCGCACGCTCTTCAGCGGCATGTTCAACCCCGTCTACCTGCCGCAGCTGGCGTTTCGCACGCCGCTGGCCATGGTGATGGCCGGCGCCTTCGGCCTGGCCATCGCGGTGGGCGCCACGGATGCCGGCACCGAGCTTCGCACGAACGCCGTGCGCACCCTGTCGCGCTGGATCCTCGCCTGGATCCTGCCCTGCGCCGCCGGCGGCATCTGGTACGCGCACGCGGTCCCCTCGGCCATGGCGTCGAACTTGGCCGTCGCGCTGCTCACGCAGGCGCTCGAGGGCTGGTCGCGCACGGCGCTGGGGGTGCTCGCCGCCGTGTCGGCCGCCATCGCGCTCCTTGCGCTCTGGGGCGCCGTCCGCCCCAACGAGGTTCACACATGGGCCCTGATCGCGCCCGCGTTTCTGGCGGTGCTCTTGATCGGCACCTTCGAGCGGGTGCGCGAGTTCATACGCAAGCCGTACACGATCGCCGGCTACATGTACGCGAACGGCATTCGCAAAGACGATTACCCCATGCTCCAGCGCGACGGCTTGCTCGCGCACGCCACCTACACCAGCGTCCGGCGCATCACCCCCGAGAACGAGGTCGACGCCGGGCGCGAAGTCTTCGCCCTTGCCTGCACGCGGTGCCACACCACGGACGGGGTCAACGGCATCCGCGACGTGCTGACCACCCTGTACGGCCCCGACAAACCGTGGGACCGCGACGCCATCGGCGCCTATGTCGGCGCCATGCACACGACCCGCCCGTTCATGCCGCCCTTCCCGGGAAGTGAGCTCGAAAAGCGCGCCCTCGCGGCGTACCTGGTGCATTTGCAGGACCATCGCGAGCCCCTCGAAGGCGCCCAAGTCACCGGCGTGCGGGTGGAACGATGA
- a CDS encoding cytochrome c has product MSPDPTPVPRDIPLPLPVNGHALELLLIAAFIAHILFVNLMVGGSILVLAFEIRGAKNPDYDRLARALASTVTVNKSLAVVLGVAPLLLLNLLYTIHFYTANTLTGTAWILLIPTIATTFLLLYLHKYTWDRLRDLKWLHIGIQAMAVVLFLFIPLVFLTNVNLMMFPEHWTNVRGFLSALVLPNVFPRYFHFLCASLILTSLFGVGYFGRAKYPVEETFQALTRPQIRRAFYTVAFGVSLAQFIVGPLVLFTLPSKGLSGAVLSAIAMGALLAIPAIWMMWKDLSLPEPDGKRLPFIAGCLSLTVLCMATGRHVYRGVALAEHRQAMRLATERWAEESAQAAYEQTLGRERAAQGVTQGQALFQSTCSACHGVDRRVVGPPLTEIARIYADNPDGIVTWARAPGKKRVDYPQMPAFASLGDPKLRAIAAYMLQTGASKTAP; this is encoded by the coding sequence ATGAGCCCCGATCCCACCCCCGTTCCGCGCGACATTCCCCTTCCCCTCCCCGTGAACGGGCACGCGCTGGAGCTTTTGCTCATCGCCGCCTTCATCGCGCACATTCTATTCGTCAATTTGATGGTCGGCGGGTCCATCCTCGTTTTGGCGTTCGAGATCCGGGGCGCGAAGAATCCCGATTACGACCGCCTGGCCCGCGCATTGGCCTCCACCGTCACCGTCAACAAAAGCCTCGCGGTGGTGCTGGGCGTGGCGCCGCTTTTGCTCCTCAACCTGCTCTACACCATTCATTTCTACACGGCGAACACCCTCACCGGCACCGCGTGGATCCTGCTGATCCCGACCATCGCCACCACCTTCCTGCTGCTCTATTTGCACAAATACACGTGGGACCGCCTTCGCGATCTCAAATGGCTCCACATCGGCATCCAGGCCATGGCGGTGGTGCTCTTTCTCTTCATCCCGCTGGTCTTCCTCACCAATGTCAACCTCATGATGTTCCCGGAGCACTGGACCAACGTTCGCGGCTTTTTGAGCGCGCTGGTGTTGCCCAACGTGTTCCCGCGTTATTTCCACTTTCTTTGCGCCTCGCTCATTCTGACGAGCCTCTTTGGGGTCGGCTACTTTGGCCGCGCGAAATACCCCGTGGAGGAGACGTTCCAAGCGCTCACCCGGCCCCAGATCCGGCGCGCGTTCTACACGGTGGCGTTCGGCGTTTCGTTGGCGCAATTCATCGTCGGGCCGCTGGTGCTGTTTACCCTTCCGTCCAAAGGGCTGAGCGGCGCGGTGCTTTCGGCCATCGCCATGGGCGCGCTATTGGCCATTCCGGCCATTTGGATGATGTGGAAAGATTTGTCGCTCCCGGAGCCCGACGGCAAGCGCCTGCCCTTCATCGCCGGATGCTTGTCGCTCACCGTGCTCTGCATGGCCACCGGCCGCCACGTCTACCGCGGTGTGGCCCTGGCCGAGCACCGCCAGGCGATGCGCCTCGCCACCGAACGCTGGGCCGAGGAGTCCGCCCAAGCGGCCTACGAGCAGACCCTCGGCCGCGAGCGGGCGGCGCAGGGGGTTACGCAGGGCCAAGCGCTGTTTCAGAGCACGTGCAGCGCGTGCCATGGGGTCGATCGGCGCGTGGTCGGTCCCCCGCTCACCGAGATCGCGCGCATCTATGCCGACAACCCCGACGGCATCGTCACCTGGGCGCGCGCCCCGGGGAAGAAGCGGGTCGACTATCCGCAGATGCCCGCCTTTGCGTCGCTGGGCGATCCGAAGCTCCGCGCGATCGCCGCGTACATGCTGCAGACCGGCGCCTCCAAAACGGCGCCGTAA
- a CDS encoding alpha/beta hydrolase, translating to MNASEHTFRHHKADVNGVRLHYVVAGRGDPVVLLHGFPQTWYEWRAIIPALAERFTVIAPDYRGAGHSSRPVDGYDKRTMAEDIRQLVRHLGFDRAAIVGHDIGLMVAYAYAAAYREATTKLVVMDAPLPGTNVWERIRVDPRVWHFAFHGTRDVPELLVAGKEREYLSLFYDARIYNPAAFTVADIDEFVRAYTAPGAMRAGFELYRAFPQDARDNQESMRTPLAMPVLAMGGAHSTSGPLIGEMMREVATDVTSVIVPESAHWLAEENPAHVIEHLLKFL from the coding sequence ATGAACGCAAGCGAGCATACGTTCCGGCATCACAAAGCCGACGTCAACGGCGTCCGGCTTCATTACGTCGTGGCAGGGCGCGGCGATCCGGTGGTCCTTCTCCACGGCTTTCCGCAGACCTGGTACGAGTGGCGCGCCATCATCCCGGCGCTGGCGGAGCGCTTTACGGTCATCGCCCCCGACTACCGCGGCGCCGGCCACTCGAGCCGCCCGGTCGACGGCTACGACAAGCGCACCATGGCGGAGGATATCCGGCAGCTGGTCCGCCACCTGGGGTTCGATCGGGCGGCCATCGTCGGTCACGACATTGGCTTGATGGTCGCCTATGCGTACGCGGCCGCCTACCGCGAGGCGACCACGAAGCTGGTGGTCATGGACGCGCCCCTGCCGGGCACCAACGTGTGGGAGCGGATCCGCGTCGATCCGCGGGTCTGGCACTTTGCCTTCCATGGTACGCGCGACGTGCCGGAGCTCTTGGTCGCCGGCAAGGAGCGCGAGTACCTGTCGCTCTTCTACGACGCCCGCATCTACAACCCTGCGGCCTTCACCGTGGCCGACATCGACGAGTTCGTGCGCGCCTACACGGCGCCGGGCGCCATGCGCGCGGGCTTCGAGCTTTACCGGGCCTTTCCCCAGGACGCGCGCGACAACCAGGAGTCGATGCGCACCCCCTTGGCCATGCCGGTGCTGGCCATGGGCGGAGCCCACAGCACCAGCGGGCCCCTGATCGGCGAGATGATGCGCGAGGTGGCGACCGACGTGACCTCCGTCATCGTCCCCGAGTCCGCGCACTGGCTCGCCGAGGAGAACCCCGCGCACGTCATCGAGCACCTTTTGAAGTTCCTCTGA
- a CDS encoding cytochrome c-type biogenesis protein CcmH — MSPTAIARSSNRGTLKRWLTALLGASLAIAGAAAPAFAQESSGEPHAHTATGDPHAHAAPGEAILEGRLIAPCCWTQTLDMHESPLATELRAEIRERLGRGELSEAIEDDLAARFGERIRAVPKTGRDPRAAISIGGSLVMLVSAIGVLWLVRGWTRRQPGGKLPFGPRPAAAAATTAARDEYDDRLEDELRRLDA; from the coding sequence ATGTCGCCCACCGCCATCGCCCGATCCTCGAACCGCGGCACCCTGAAGCGGTGGCTCACCGCGCTGCTCGGCGCGAGCCTTGCGATCGCGGGGGCCGCGGCGCCGGCCTTCGCCCAAGAATCGAGCGGCGAGCCCCACGCGCATACCGCCACCGGCGATCCCCACGCGCACGCCGCCCCTGGTGAGGCCATCCTCGAGGGCCGGTTGATCGCACCGTGCTGCTGGACGCAAACCCTCGACATGCACGAGTCCCCGCTCGCCACCGAGCTCCGCGCCGAGATCCGAGAGCGCCTCGGCCGCGGCGAGCTCTCGGAGGCCATCGAGGACGATCTCGCGGCCCGCTTCGGCGAGCGCATTCGCGCCGTCCCCAAGACCGGTCGCGATCCGCGGGCCGCCATCTCCATCGGCGGCAGCCTCGTCATGTTGGTGAGCGCCATCGGCGTGCTGTGGCTCGTTCGCGGATGGACGCGGCGCCAGCCAGGCGGCAAGCTCCCCTTCGGCCCGCGCCCCGCCGCCGCCGCCGCTACGACCGCCGCACGCGACGAGTACGACGATCGCCTCGAGGACGAGCTCCGCCGATTGGACGCGTGA
- a CDS encoding LysR family transcriptional regulator, giving the protein MIDFDDLPKRAPRRPKTSELEIVVAIARAGSLGGAAAALGCTQSRVSHALGELEGALGVRLFQRSRVGTSPTEAGAKVVAKAGEALALLDAIAAPRDRCAGTVRIAAYRSVATHLLTPLAQRMATKHPELRLEIDDGCADREDVDRMVREGRADLGISQLPVGEGFAVTPFAQDDYVLVVPIRHRPARASFWSDLSHLPFFELRCSGTRAAIAACRENGMMNRTASAFSSDSTIVAQVTARRGFSILARLAAEPLPPELMAIPLPIAAFRSLVLIRRRDRRSPALLGVTKALRNHLRHPGPAGLVAQKWLRTTEACDTVAP; this is encoded by the coding sequence ATGATCGATTTCGATGACCTCCCCAAGCGGGCCCCGCGCAGGCCCAAGACGAGCGAGCTCGAAATCGTGGTGGCCATCGCCCGCGCGGGCTCGCTGGGCGGCGCGGCGGCCGCGCTCGGGTGCACGCAATCGCGGGTGAGCCATGCCCTGGGGGAGCTCGAGGGCGCCCTGGGCGTTCGCCTGTTTCAGCGCTCGCGGGTGGGCACCTCCCCGACCGAGGCCGGCGCCAAGGTGGTCGCCAAGGCGGGCGAGGCGCTCGCGCTCTTGGACGCCATCGCCGCGCCGCGCGATCGTTGCGCGGGGACGGTGCGCATCGCGGCCTACCGCAGCGTGGCCACGCACCTCCTCACGCCGCTCGCGCAGCGGATGGCCACCAAGCACCCCGAGCTTCGCCTCGAGATCGACGATGGGTGCGCCGATCGGGAAGACGTGGATCGCATGGTCCGCGAGGGCCGCGCCGATCTGGGGATCTCCCAATTGCCGGTGGGCGAGGGGTTCGCCGTCACCCCCTTTGCGCAAGACGATTACGTGCTCGTGGTTCCCATTCGCCATCGGCCCGCGCGCGCGTCGTTCTGGTCGGATTTGAGCCACCTGCCGTTCTTCGAGCTGCGCTGCTCGGGCACGCGCGCGGCCATCGCCGCCTGCCGCGAAAACGGCATGATGAACCGCACCGCGTCGGCCTTTTCGTCGGACTCCACCATCGTGGCCCAAGTGACCGCGCGGCGCGGCTTCTCCATCCTGGCGCGGTTGGCCGCCGAGCCGCTTCCACCGGAGCTGATGGCGATCCCGCTCCCCATCGCGGCCTTTCGCTCCCTCGTCTTGATCCGGCGACGAGACCGGCGGAGCCCCGCGCTCCTGGGCGTCACCAAGGCGCTTCGGAACCATTTGCGCCACCCGGGGCCGGCGGGCTTGGTCGCGCAAAAATGGCTTCGGACGACCGAGGCGTGCGATACAGTCGCCCCGTGA
- a CDS encoding DUF3037 domain-containing protein produces the protein MAERCSFDYAVVRVVPRVERQEFINAGVLLFCAERHFLSARIDLDEHLLLTLSPAAEPDIVRRHLEAIPSICAGGPKGGPIGELPLRERWHWLVAPRSTILQMSPPHTGLTDAPEAALDRLFEKLVARRSPR, from the coding sequence ATGGCCGAGCGCTGTTCGTTTGACTACGCCGTCGTGCGGGTGGTGCCGCGGGTCGAGCGCCAGGAGTTCATCAACGCGGGCGTGCTCCTCTTTTGCGCCGAGCGCCATTTTCTGAGCGCCCGCATCGACCTGGACGAGCATCTGCTGCTGACCCTGTCGCCCGCGGCGGAGCCCGACATCGTGCGCCGTCATCTCGAGGCCATTCCCAGCATTTGCGCGGGGGGTCCCAAGGGGGGTCCCATCGGGGAGCTGCCGCTGCGCGAGCGATGGCATTGGCTGGTGGCGCCGCGCAGCACCATCCTGCAGATGTCGCCCCCGCATACGGGCCTGACCGACGCGCCCGAGGCCGCCTTGGATCGGCTCTTCGAGAAGCTGGTGGCGCGCCGATCCCCGAGGTAG
- a CDS encoding aminotransferase class I and II — translation MVRTVRAIRYVLPFREGGSVPALIEGDDLGLYVVKLRGASQGTKVLVAELIAGELARALGLHVPELVLVELDRALASSEPDPEICRPLEASAGLNLGLDYLPGSITFDPVAGPRPDATIASRVVLFDAFVANVDRTPRNPNLLAWHARLWLIDHGASLYFHHGWSPADVLDGASDPFAEVRQHVLLRWASALEPAAAHLQATITGSLIAEIVARIPNDWLGEEHGFPDQPTHRAAYAAWLQARVQNIPALLEEAKNGRALFV, via the coding sequence ATCGTGCGCACCGTTCGAGCCATTCGTTACGTCTTACCGTTCCGGGAGGGCGGGTCCGTTCCCGCCCTGATCGAGGGCGATGATCTGGGGCTTTATGTGGTCAAGCTCCGCGGCGCCAGCCAGGGCACCAAGGTGCTCGTCGCCGAGCTGATCGCCGGCGAGCTCGCCCGCGCCTTGGGGCTTCACGTCCCGGAGCTGGTGCTCGTCGAGCTGGATCGCGCGCTGGCGTCGAGCGAGCCCGATCCGGAGATCTGCCGTCCGCTGGAGGCGAGCGCCGGCTTGAACCTGGGCCTCGACTACCTGCCGGGCAGCATCACCTTCGATCCGGTCGCGGGCCCTCGGCCCGATGCCACCATCGCCTCGCGGGTGGTCCTGTTCGATGCGTTCGTGGCCAACGTCGATCGCACGCCGCGCAATCCGAACTTGCTCGCGTGGCACGCGCGCCTTTGGCTCATCGACCACGGTGCGTCGCTCTACTTTCACCACGGCTGGAGCCCGGCCGACGTCTTGGACGGCGCCTCCGATCCCTTTGCCGAGGTGCGCCAGCACGTGCTTCTGCGCTGGGCGTCGGCGTTGGAGCCGGCCGCCGCGCACCTCCAGGCCACGATCACGGGATCGCTCATCGCGGAGATCGTGGCGCGCATCCCCAACGATTGGCTCGGCGAGGAGCATGGGTTCCCCGACCAGCCAACGCACCGCGCGGCCTACGCCGCGTGGCTCCAGGCCCGCGTGCAAAACATCCCCGCGCTGCTCGAGGAGGCGAAGAATGGCCGAGCGCTGTTCGTTTGA
- a CDS encoding cation-translocating P-type ATPase, with amino-acid sequence MSRAATSLGAASLDELLARISVKAFVPGRIRFRLDFKGDAFLRDAIRRELQRIASVRLASYSSRTRTALVFYNPSRADKVEVAEAICRGVREFWRVHGECDLGDHRHAIAGHIHDGNGHDPAHDAHRDHGHAHDHDDEHGHAHPHLGSDEGVRKETLRLSAVGAVLAWLVSRRLRGVPVLGSGRGGPLTDLGMLLTIVSGYPIFKSGAKSAARGKPTDDTLIAIAVAATLLLRESLTGLSVIWLIQLGRLLEEITLRRSRLAIADFMDLAPPEAWRLSPASSPGKKPALRQVPVEALEKGDVVRIFHFEKVPLDGKIVAGQALVQESFLTGEALPKEKRAGDTVYAGSIVESGELDVEVTSLVHETLIARMVAAVQDLQEKRAPIEAIGNRFASRFVPISLGLAGLTLLITRNWTKAITMLVIACPCAAGLATPTAVFASIGGAAKRGILIKGGVHLEGAAHVDALVLDKTGTLTVGAPSMTALTLSEIGRARGESECIRLAAAVERHATHPLALAIVKEARKRGLTPGHVVDYRPHPGFGVEGMVDGVRVQIGSRAFLERAGVAMPAIDAQPDPAIQAAQSLVHLALDGHDAATFGVADAVRPEALAAIELVRKLGVKRILLATGDRAAPAQYVAAELGIEEVHAEMLPQDKFGLIDRLRAEGYRVAMVGDGINDAQALAHADVSIAMGEGRCDLAIETADVTLARNDLFLVPEALGIAKNALRTIHENFGASIGVNLVGLGFGALGRLSPFTAAIVHNLSTIAVVLNSFALQKKTAGASRTDLGLGDA; translated from the coding sequence ATGTCGCGCGCCGCCACGTCGCTCGGTGCCGCATCACTCGACGAGCTGCTGGCGCGGATCTCGGTGAAGGCGTTCGTACCCGGGCGCATTCGTTTTCGTCTCGACTTCAAAGGCGACGCGTTCCTGCGCGACGCCATCCGCCGCGAGCTCCAGCGCATCGCGTCCGTGCGCCTCGCCAGCTACAGCTCGCGCACCCGCACGGCGCTGGTCTTCTACAACCCGTCGCGCGCCGACAAGGTCGAGGTGGCCGAGGCCATTTGCCGCGGGGTGCGGGAGTTCTGGCGGGTGCACGGCGAGTGCGATCTGGGCGATCACCGGCACGCGATCGCGGGGCACATCCACGACGGCAACGGGCACGATCCCGCGCACGATGCGCACCGCGATCATGGGCACGCTCACGATCACGACGACGAGCATGGCCACGCGCACCCGCACCTCGGCAGCGACGAAGGCGTGCGCAAAGAGACGCTGCGGCTCAGCGCCGTGGGGGCGGTCCTGGCCTGGCTGGTCTCGCGCCGGCTGCGCGGGGTGCCCGTGTTGGGGAGCGGGCGCGGGGGCCCCCTGACCGATCTGGGCATGCTGCTCACCATCGTGAGCGGTTATCCCATCTTCAAGAGCGGCGCCAAATCGGCCGCGCGCGGCAAGCCCACCGACGATACGCTCATCGCCATCGCCGTCGCGGCCACCTTGCTTTTGCGCGAGAGCCTCACGGGGCTCAGCGTCATATGGTTGATCCAGCTCGGGCGGCTCCTGGAGGAGATCACACTTCGCCGCTCGCGCCTGGCCATCGCCGATTTCATGGATCTGGCGCCGCCCGAGGCCTGGAGGCTCTCGCCCGCGAGCTCGCCCGGGAAAAAGCCGGCCCTCCGGCAGGTGCCGGTGGAGGCGCTCGAGAAGGGCGACGTGGTCCGCATTTTCCACTTCGAGAAGGTGCCGCTCGACGGAAAGATCGTGGCCGGGCAAGCGCTGGTGCAGGAGAGCTTCCTCACGGGCGAGGCGCTCCCCAAGGAGAAGCGCGCGGGCGACACCGTCTACGCCGGATCCATCGTGGAGTCCGGGGAGCTCGACGTGGAGGTGACGAGCCTGGTGCACGAGACGCTCATCGCCCGCATGGTCGCGGCGGTGCAGGATCTGCAGGAGAAGCGCGCGCCCATCGAGGCCATCGGCAACCGCTTTGCGTCGCGCTTCGTTCCGATTTCACTTGGGCTCGCGGGGCTCACCTTGCTGATCACCCGCAACTGGACGAAGGCCATCACCATGCTGGTCATCGCCTGTCCTTGCGCGGCGGGGCTGGCCACGCCCACGGCGGTCTTTGCGAGCATTGGCGGCGCCGCCAAGCGCGGTATTCTCATTAAAGGAGGCGTGCACCTGGAGGGCGCGGCCCACGTGGATGCGCTGGTGCTCGACAAGACGGGGACCCTCACCGTCGGTGCACCATCCATGACGGCGCTCACCTTGTCGGAGATCGGGAGGGCGCGCGGGGAGAGCGAGTGCATCCGCCTGGCCGCGGCCGTGGAGCGTCACGCGACGCACCCGCTGGCGCTGGCCATCGTCAAGGAGGCGCGCAAGCGCGGCCTTACGCCGGGGCACGTGGTCGACTATCGGCCGCACCCGGGCTTTGGCGTGGAGGGCATGGTCGATGGGGTGCGGGTGCAGATTGGAAGCCGCGCCTTCCTCGAGCGGGCAGGGGTGGCGATGCCGGCGATCGATGCGCAGCCGGATCCGGCCATTCAAGCGGCGCAGTCGCTGGTGCACCTGGCGCTCGATGGCCATGATGCGGCCACGTTCGGGGTGGCCGATGCGGTGCGGCCGGAGGCGCTGGCCGCGATCGAGCTGGTGCGAAAATTAGGTGTAAAGCGCATCCTTTTGGCCACCGGCGATCGCGCGGCGCCGGCCCAGTACGTGGCGGCGGAGCTCGGGATCGAGGAGGTGCACGCCGAGATGCTCCCGCAGGACAAGTTCGGGCTCATCGACCGGCTGCGGGCCGAGGGCTACCGGGTGGCCATGGTGGGCGACGGCATCAACGACGCGCAGGCGCTGGCCCACGCCGATGTGAGCATCGCCATGGGCGAAGGGCGCTGCGATCTGGCCATCGAGACGGCCGACGTGACCCTGGCGCGCAACGATTTGTTCCTGGTGCCCGAGGCGCTGGGCATCGCCAAAAATGCGCTTCGCACCATCCACGAGAACTTCGGCGCCTCGATCGGGGTGAACCTGGTCGGGCTGGGGTTCGGGGCGCTGGGCCGCCTCTCGCCGTTCACGGCGGCCATCGTGCACAATTTGAGCACGATCGCCGTCGTCCTCAACTCGTTCGCGCTGCAAAAGAAAACGGCCGGCGCGTCGCGCACCGACCTTGGACTTGGAGATGCGTGA